GAATATGTTTGTCGATGCGTGCATATGGATAGGTTATCCGATTTGTAGGTATTATGTAACAATAATTCCCGTTAATATATATGATTCGAAATAATAGAGACCCTCCCTCTCCAGGCGGGGTTCACCGCACGTGTACGCAGGGGCGAAGCCAGGAAGTTTTTATCACGGGTGCACTATTATTaaagtaaataatattaaataaattatgaaaatattaaaaaagtattaaaaacaacatttttatgttaaaaacaACATTTTACAAAAGCATCCTTCTTTCACTCATGGCTTGAAATCGAATCAACACTTCTTCGTTTGTGACATCGTCAAGCAATTCCTTTTCGATAAAACAAATGAGATAATCACTTAAAAAATGATCTCCCATTCGATTTCGTAAAGATGTCTTCACTAGTTTCATTGCTGAGAAGCATCTTTCAACACTTGCAGTAGCAACCGGCAAAGTCAAAACCAACTTCAAAAGTCTATAAACCAAAGGATGTGCAATATGCTTTTGTGTTTCTACCATCAGAAGAGAAAGATCTCCAAGACTCTTCAGATTTTTAAATCGTTGATCATGTCGTACATTGTCGATGAAAATACCAAGTTGTTGCTCAAGCGATAAACAGTCCATAAAACTGAAGTCATCTGGATAGAACTTAGCCAACTTCACCAACTTTGACTTGTCAAATCCACGAAAAGCACCAATAGGATTTAAGGAAGCCATACAAATAAGCAGCTCAGTGTTTACCTCAGTAAAACGATCGTTGAATTCCTGAAGTTGCAAATCCAAAGTTGCATTAAAGCAATGAACCTTATAGTGATGCAAATTAGTGATGTTGGTTTTTTCCTTGGCCTCCGAGAATCGATAAAACCTTCTTCCATATCGAGCATCTGAGTATCATGTTTCtcacaaaaagaagaaattgtCAACATAAGTGAATCCCATCCATCATCTCTTACTCTCTGTAATTCCCGCTTAGTAGATTCTACTAGTGACATAGCATTCAAAATGTCTTGATTTTTGCTTTGCAAAGCCATTGATAGATTCTCACATATTCCCAAAATAAGTAACATCAGATGCATATAGAACACACAATCAAATGTCTGAGCATACTTGAGAAGACCATATGCCTGGCATCTCTTAGAATCATCGGCGCCTTCCTCTTCGATATACTCAAGAACTTTAATAATAGTAGAAAACAACCCAACCAAACGCAACAACGTTTTATAATGAGAACCCCACCTTGTAGTTCCAGGCCTTTGAAAAGAAATTTCTTGATTCTGTCCTTTCCCAGTGTTAATGTCACCACTAGCAATTCCAACATTTATCTCGTCTCGATAATTTTCCCGGACTTTATCTTTCCGTTTGCAAGAAGCTCCAACCACATTCAGTAACATAGAAACCATATCAAAGAAATCAGCAATCTCAAATATCTTTTTCGCAACAGCCACTACAACCAACTGAAGTTGATGAGCAAAGCAATGAACATAATATGCAGAGCTGTTTTCTTTAGTAATCAATGATCGCAACCCATTGAACTCTCCTTTCATATTACTAGCTCCGTCATAACCTTGTCCTCTCACTTTTTTTAAGCTCAGTCCATACTTAGCAAACAACTCATCAATAGCATGCTtcaaagataaagaagaagTCTCTTTCACATGGACAACTCCAACGAACCTTTCTTTGACTGCTCCTTTCTTATCAACAAATCGAAAAACAACAGCCATCTGTTCTTTGTCAGACACATCAGCAGATTCATCTACTAATAGACCAAACACTCCGTTATCAATTTCTTCTATAACAGATTTCACCACTTCTTCTGCAAAAGCGTTTACAATGTCCTTTTGAATCTCTGAAGAAACCATCTTGTTATTTCCCGGAGCATTCTCCAAAACAACTTTTCTTATAATATCATTGTGATCAGCTGTGTATTTCAGAAGTTCTAAAAAGTTGCCTTTGTTAGAagaatcttctccttctctatgACCTCGAAAAGCTAATCCTTGTCGCAATAAGTATCTAGAAACATCAACAGAAGCATTTAATCTGATACGATACTCATTTTTCATCGCATTAGTCTTCTTATACATAGCATGCACTATGGATTGACCTTGATTCATCAAATCATCACACTTCTTGACAGCATTATTGTGAGAACTGTTAAGCTCTCCTACATGGAAAGATAACCTATCAGGCTTATGCCAATTCGAGAATCCATCCCTCACAAATCCAGGATACGCATCATCTCTAAACAAGTAGCAACACAAACAATAAGCTTTTTCCTCTGATACACTATACTCTAGCCAATTACCATACAGACCAAACCAAGCTGGATTGAATCGTCTCATTTTACCACCTATGAGTCTCTTTTCAAAGTTATGACCAAGTGGTTGACACGGGCCTCTAAGAAGGTACTTGCGTCTTACCTCATCGACTTGATTTGCATTATAATCcttgatattttttcttttagcaGGATCCCACGGCAAATCATCAGTATCATTAGATGGTAAGGTGTTATCAGATGGTGAAACTGATGCTGGTTTGTAGTACCGTTCCATTGATTAATctacaaaaccaaaaacataacataaataaaaacatacgGTCTAgcaaaaatattattcataaaaattataagtaaGTAAAACCTGTAAACGATCAATTCTAATCAAGAGTACAGCCTCTATCTTTGACCTTGGACTTGTACGACTGAAACAAAAATTCAgatgatatttaaataattactaaTCATAGACATTGACATTGTTGGAACAATTGAACAATTCAAAGCATAATTgcataaacataaataatatttaattaattaccaGTTTTGTATGGtagacaagagaaaaaaaactctctcaattagatttgatgatttgtACTTGCACGTTTCACGTTTAAGAAGAAGCTTGgaagattaaaattttgtatcAGCCGTAGACATAACTAAGAATAGTTAgggtttaacaaaaaaaaagtgtagaGAATATAATTGGGCTTTGGAGTTAATTTAATCTTTAATGGGTTtagttgttttttctttttattttcattatggTTTGGTACAGATTTTTTAAGGGTGCACAATCATAAATTCATAACAGTTaacattaaattttcaaaaaattgggTGTGCACGTGCACCCTCTTTCCACTGGGTAGCTTCGCCCCTGCGTGTACGTAAACGTGGACAGGGGTACACACGAACGCGTCAACACATCACATGCTGCATATCCATCATAATCTATAGACTCTAGCATTTGTCACATCGATCGTGTGAGCCCATTTTGCTTATTAATTTATTCACTGGCACACGCATGCTTTGATTAATACAACATTGCTGCAGGTCACCAAGTTATAGTATCTAAACTAAACTCAATATTACAACAAGACATCCAATACCAAACAAAAGATACAAGCCATGTACTAGTAAGTACTGATTATATACATTCTTTGTGGTGAGACCAGGGCAGTGAGTCACTGACGTTATGTAAGGGGAAAAAGTTCCATTTTGAGTAATCTTTTGTTTAATATCTGACAAATTCTATTACCGTTTgtggactttttttttttacttttaactaATCTATATCCCACGCCTAAATAAATGTAAATGATCTAAACTAAAGTCGTAATCGAGAGACAAGAAATTAAAGTTGAGTCAAGGGACCTTAATGTTCATGAAAAGTATATATCATCACATGGAAGTCCAATAAAGTTATCCCAAAGTTTGAATAATAAACAAGTGAATATaattgattgtttaattttttgcagAACAATGCACGAACCCAATAACAGTTCACTAACCCAAAAAAACGTTCAAAGAATATCTAAAAATCTTAGGAGATATCACATCAAATCCTCCAATTAGAATCTGGATCCGTTGCTCCATCGCATTCACAACGACTCCTCAATGACATTATTCGCTACAACTAAACAAAGAGGATAGTTCCAAAGTAAtcaattatgtatatataagtcCAATCTTAATCACACGTTTTAGTTTTAATTGCTATATACTGTTAGCAACTGACCATTCTTTGACGCACGAACACAGATTACTAGTGCTCGTCAAAAAGTCTATAGTATTCTTGTTTTCTTGACATAAGAAACCATTTTATTacttaaatagttaaatttaaAGTAGTTCGGCGGACAACACTTGAATAGAATaaacaaccaaacaaaaaatcatatgaAAAGATCAAACAATTCTAACTAAGGCCAACAATTTCACCATATCCCCCAAAAATATAGGATATCACGAAGTCATGGAAtctcttttcatttcttttatCTTCTTCACCTCTGTCAAAAAAATCAGCGCCTGAGGttcttttatcatatttattaagTCTTTGCAATTTGTCATAAAATCTTAACATGTCGAATGATGAAACATGTTGTCAATTGTTCATCTTAACGCTTCTATCTCCGAATCTGAATGCAAAACAGATTTAAATTCCAATTTATACTTGTATGCAGTGTATAAATAGATTACACAACGTACTGTATTTACTTTCTATCGATCCTTTTCTAATTGCTTAAAActcttataatattttcaaatatatatatggaattgAGATTTACAATTCTATATGTGATATACAATTGAGATTTAATTTGTTAGATTTCCAAAATTATCAATCGTAATAGTATACAAAGTTATCCTACTTACTAAGTCGGTGATTGTACGTAACCTATATTGAGTGTGACATGATAcagtatcatcatcatcattcggATTAATTGACGACTAGGACATTGTATCCGAGTCTTATGAGAACGAACTTTCCTTATAGGAAGATCCAAAGGAGTAATAATTGTTTATTTTGACAAAGACCCTTAGGGCAACATTATTGGGAGTGCCTTAAGCCATCCTTTAGGGGAAGGGGGTGGGGAccgaggaa
Above is a window of Brassica napus cultivar Da-Ae chromosome A10, Da-Ae, whole genome shotgun sequence DNA encoding:
- the LOC106424041 gene encoding zinc finger MYM-type protein 1-like, which produces MERYYKPASVSPSDNTLPSNDTDDLPWDPAKRKNIKDYNANQVDEVRRKYLLRGPCQPLGHNFEKRLIGGKMRRFNPAWFGLYGNWLEYSVSEEKAYCLCCYLFRDDAYPGFVRDGFSNWHKPDRLSFHVGELNSSHNNAVKKCDDLMNQGQSIVHAMYKKTNAMKNEYRIRLNASVDVSRYLLRQGLAFRGHREGEDSSNKGNFLELLKYTADHNDIIRKVVLENAPGNNKMVSSEIQKDIVNAFAEEVVKSVIEEIDNGVFGLLVDESADVSDKEQMAVVFRFVDKKGAVKERFVGVVHVKETSSLSLKHAIDELFAKYGLSLKKVRGQGYDGASNMKGEFNGLRSLITKENSSAYYVHCFAHQLQLVVVAVAKKIFEIADFFDMVSMLLNVVGASCKRKDKVRENYRDEINVGIASGDINTGKGQNQEISFQRPGTTRWGSHYKTLLRLVGLFSTIIKVLEYIEEEGADDSKRCQAYGLLKYAQTFDCVFYMHLMLLILGICENLSMALQSKNQDILNAMSLVESTKRELQRVRDDGWDSLMLTISSFCEKHDTQMLDMEEGFIDSRRPRKKPTSLICITIRFIALMQLWICNFRNSTIVLLR